The Prunus persica cultivar Lovell chromosome G8, Prunus_persica_NCBIv2, whole genome shotgun sequence genome includes a region encoding these proteins:
- the LOC18767754 gene encoding transcription factor TFIIIB component B'' homolog isoform X2 codes for MEDLDDIFLDPSNAPARPGGRFRPKAKPRPSKVASTAATSALPNDRTEKPATLSPTVSDTVPSVKSIDVGDVKVTDPVGSSLATSEILGNIEPAKNNENLCTNVASSDGNKDTKPCESAATAAPQPEVAASVGTAAGENADIFSGLECLDGFLSQTTRGTESAASKPHVSAESSAFMVCDVAEAQTFSDCCTTQDPVSCREVSVSNKPDEVQLETKVDGAFSEFEVLDVVSDATILSGQRVGKFQPKLKVKKGKEHLHIPPAEVECMLSQAVLVPSETDMNESSLPAFPPGHVLDHPSPRFGDSSTPHPTSDPLVNTEYIAETTHLDGAIFGDAVRSEDVGGTLGKEGHKSRNRKGSTASNHSQKHKSFAASEEAEGGTSSRKLRKRLPRQEVEELVHEANEDSFTAEPSSGSNVNEDENNDNEYREHKTSQRKRAPRKSKEPESGKEEPVKKRKRAKEAPDKSTKDPPKRFSHSTRRTKRHVDKSLLEIPEDEIDHQSLSLKNLIRLAEHRELLAIKEARKMTTPVPDESTNNDSHKEANHDEENEEETFPSEQDRNSEENQASYRVNASSFLLNYQSYMDKTPTVRWSKQDTELFYGAIQQCGSDFTMIQELYFPGRTRHQIKLKFKKEERQNPLRINEAVLSRSTCSTDHSQFTSYIERLQQVAQANKEEEAEPTHDTDEGVKKTELEEPEDQEADVAEVQEEAVDAEVENPLKSDEIDDEEFTWSE; via the exons CTCGTCCTGGCGGCCGATTTCGACCCAAGGCAAAGCCCCGGCCAAGCAAGGTAGCATCTACAGCAGCTACTTCTGCTCTTCCTAATGACAGGACGGAAAAACCTGCCACATTATCTCCCACTGTCTCAGATACTGTTCCATCTGTTAAATCCATTGATGTTGGAGATGTTAAAGTAACAGATCCTGTAGGTTCGTCCTTGGCCACATCAGAGATTCTTGGGAACATAGAGCCAGCAAAAAACAATGAGAATTTATGTACAAATGTTGCATCGTCTGATGGCAACAAGGACACGAAACCTTGCGAGTCAGCTGCAACAGCTGCTCCTCAACCGGAGGTTGCAGCTTCTGTTGGAACAGCAGCAGGGGAG AATGCAGACATATTCTCTGGGTTGGAATGTCTTGATGGTTTTCTAAGTCAAACTACCAGGGGTACAG AGAGTGCTGCCAGTAAGCCCCATGTTTCTGCTGAGTCTTCAGCGTTCATGGTTTGTGATGTTGCAGAAGCTCAAACTTTTTCTGATTGTTGTACAACCCAAGATCCCGTGTCCTGCAGAGaagtttctgtttctaacaaaCCGGATGAAGTGCAGTTAGAAACAAAG GTAGATGGGGCTTTCTCAGAATTTGAAGTTCTAGATGTTGTGTCTGATGCTACCATTTTGTCTG GACAACGTGTTGGAAAATTTCAACCCAAGctcaaagtgaaaaaaggaaaggagcATTTGCACATCCCTCCCGCTGAAGTTGAGTGTATGCTTTCACAAGCTGTGTTAGTGCCTTCTGAAACTGACATGAATGAGAGCTCACTTCCTGCCTTCCCACCTGGACATGTTCTTGATCACCCATCTCCAAGGTTTGGTGATTCTAGTACCCCACATCCAACCTCTGATCCCCTAGTGAATACAGAATACATTGCAGAAACTACCCACTTGGATGGCGCCATTTTTGGGGATGCTGTGCGTTCAGAAGATGTTGGGGGGACACTTGGAAAAGAG GGTCATAAGAGTAGAAATAGAAAAGGTTCTACTGCATCAAATCATTCTCAGAAGCACAAATCTTTTGCAGCCAGTGAGGAGGCTGAAGGTGGGACATCATCCAGGAAGTTGAGGAAGCGGTTACCTCGTCAAGAAGTTGAAGAGCTAGTGCATGAGGCTAATGAAGACAGCTTCACTGCTGAACCTTCTAGTGGATCAAATGTTAATGAAGACGAGAATAATGATAATGAATATAGGGAGCATAAGACATCACAGAGGAAAAGAGCACCAAGAAAGTCCAAGGAACCTGAATCTGGAAAAGAAGAACCAGTAAAAAAACGTAAAAGAGCCAAGGAAGCACCTGATAAATCAACGAAAGACCCTCCCAAAAGGTTTTCCCATTCAACTCGTAGAACCAAAAGACATG TGGACAAGTCTTTGCTTGAAATCCCAGAGGATGAAATTGACCATCAAAGTTTGTCTCTAAAGAATCTCATTCGTCTAGCAGAGCATAGGGAGCTGTTAGCg ATTAAAGAGGCAAGAAAAATGACAACTCCAGTCCCCGATGAAAG TACTAACAATGATTCTCACAAGGAAGCTAATCATGATGAAGAGAATGAAGAGGAGACCTTTCCTTCAGAACAAGACAGAAACTctgaagaaaatcaagcaagcTATCGGGTTAATGCGAGTTCCTTTTTACTCAATTACCAGTCGTACATGGACAAAACACCCACTGTAAGATGGTCTAAACAAGACACAGAACTGTTCTATGGG GCTATTCAGCAGTGTGGATCAGATTTTACCATGATTCAAGAACTTTATTTTCCCGGTCGAACACGTCATCAAATCAAGTTGAAATTCAAGAAGGAAGAACGTCAAAATCCATTACGTATCAATGAAGCCGTATTAAGTCGTTCGACTTGTTCCACAG ATCATTCCCAATTTACTTCATATATTGAGAGGCTGCAACAAGTTGCTCAGGCAAACAAGGAGGAGGAAGCAGAACCAACTCAT
- the LOC18767754 gene encoding transcription factor TFIIIB component B'' homolog isoform X1 → MEDLDDIFLDPSNAPARPGGRFRPKAKPRPSKVASTAATSALPNDRTEKPATLSPTVSDTVPSVKSIDVGDVKVTDPVGSSLATSEILGNIEPAKNNENLCTNVASSDGNKDTKPCESAATAAPQPEVAASVGTAAGENADIFSGLECLDGFLSQTTRGTAESAASKPHVSAESSAFMVCDVAEAQTFSDCCTTQDPVSCREVSVSNKPDEVQLETKVDGAFSEFEVLDVVSDATILSGQRVGKFQPKLKVKKGKEHLHIPPAEVECMLSQAVLVPSETDMNESSLPAFPPGHVLDHPSPRFGDSSTPHPTSDPLVNTEYIAETTHLDGAIFGDAVRSEDVGGTLGKEGHKSRNRKGSTASNHSQKHKSFAASEEAEGGTSSRKLRKRLPRQEVEELVHEANEDSFTAEPSSGSNVNEDENNDNEYREHKTSQRKRAPRKSKEPESGKEEPVKKRKRAKEAPDKSTKDPPKRFSHSTRRTKRHVDKSLLEIPEDEIDHQSLSLKNLIRLAEHRELLAIKEARKMTTPVPDESTNNDSHKEANHDEENEEETFPSEQDRNSEENQASYRVNASSFLLNYQSYMDKTPTVRWSKQDTELFYGAIQQCGSDFTMIQELYFPGRTRHQIKLKFKKEERQNPLRINEAVLSRSTCSTDHSQFTSYIERLQQVAQANKEEEAEPTHDTDEGVKKTELEEPEDQEADVAEVQEEAVDAEVENPLKSDEIDDEEFTWSE, encoded by the exons CTCGTCCTGGCGGCCGATTTCGACCCAAGGCAAAGCCCCGGCCAAGCAAGGTAGCATCTACAGCAGCTACTTCTGCTCTTCCTAATGACAGGACGGAAAAACCTGCCACATTATCTCCCACTGTCTCAGATACTGTTCCATCTGTTAAATCCATTGATGTTGGAGATGTTAAAGTAACAGATCCTGTAGGTTCGTCCTTGGCCACATCAGAGATTCTTGGGAACATAGAGCCAGCAAAAAACAATGAGAATTTATGTACAAATGTTGCATCGTCTGATGGCAACAAGGACACGAAACCTTGCGAGTCAGCTGCAACAGCTGCTCCTCAACCGGAGGTTGCAGCTTCTGTTGGAACAGCAGCAGGGGAG AATGCAGACATATTCTCTGGGTTGGAATGTCTTGATGGTTTTCTAAGTCAAACTACCAGGGGTACAG CAGAGAGTGCTGCCAGTAAGCCCCATGTTTCTGCTGAGTCTTCAGCGTTCATGGTTTGTGATGTTGCAGAAGCTCAAACTTTTTCTGATTGTTGTACAACCCAAGATCCCGTGTCCTGCAGAGaagtttctgtttctaacaaaCCGGATGAAGTGCAGTTAGAAACAAAG GTAGATGGGGCTTTCTCAGAATTTGAAGTTCTAGATGTTGTGTCTGATGCTACCATTTTGTCTG GACAACGTGTTGGAAAATTTCAACCCAAGctcaaagtgaaaaaaggaaaggagcATTTGCACATCCCTCCCGCTGAAGTTGAGTGTATGCTTTCACAAGCTGTGTTAGTGCCTTCTGAAACTGACATGAATGAGAGCTCACTTCCTGCCTTCCCACCTGGACATGTTCTTGATCACCCATCTCCAAGGTTTGGTGATTCTAGTACCCCACATCCAACCTCTGATCCCCTAGTGAATACAGAATACATTGCAGAAACTACCCACTTGGATGGCGCCATTTTTGGGGATGCTGTGCGTTCAGAAGATGTTGGGGGGACACTTGGAAAAGAG GGTCATAAGAGTAGAAATAGAAAAGGTTCTACTGCATCAAATCATTCTCAGAAGCACAAATCTTTTGCAGCCAGTGAGGAGGCTGAAGGTGGGACATCATCCAGGAAGTTGAGGAAGCGGTTACCTCGTCAAGAAGTTGAAGAGCTAGTGCATGAGGCTAATGAAGACAGCTTCACTGCTGAACCTTCTAGTGGATCAAATGTTAATGAAGACGAGAATAATGATAATGAATATAGGGAGCATAAGACATCACAGAGGAAAAGAGCACCAAGAAAGTCCAAGGAACCTGAATCTGGAAAAGAAGAACCAGTAAAAAAACGTAAAAGAGCCAAGGAAGCACCTGATAAATCAACGAAAGACCCTCCCAAAAGGTTTTCCCATTCAACTCGTAGAACCAAAAGACATG TGGACAAGTCTTTGCTTGAAATCCCAGAGGATGAAATTGACCATCAAAGTTTGTCTCTAAAGAATCTCATTCGTCTAGCAGAGCATAGGGAGCTGTTAGCg ATTAAAGAGGCAAGAAAAATGACAACTCCAGTCCCCGATGAAAG TACTAACAATGATTCTCACAAGGAAGCTAATCATGATGAAGAGAATGAAGAGGAGACCTTTCCTTCAGAACAAGACAGAAACTctgaagaaaatcaagcaagcTATCGGGTTAATGCGAGTTCCTTTTTACTCAATTACCAGTCGTACATGGACAAAACACCCACTGTAAGATGGTCTAAACAAGACACAGAACTGTTCTATGGG GCTATTCAGCAGTGTGGATCAGATTTTACCATGATTCAAGAACTTTATTTTCCCGGTCGAACACGTCATCAAATCAAGTTGAAATTCAAGAAGGAAGAACGTCAAAATCCATTACGTATCAATGAAGCCGTATTAAGTCGTTCGACTTGTTCCACAG ATCATTCCCAATTTACTTCATATATTGAGAGGCTGCAACAAGTTGCTCAGGCAAACAAGGAGGAGGAAGCAGAACCAACTCAT